The window GACGCGGGCAAGAAGGTCAAGGGCCGCAAGCGCCATATCGTGACTGATACCTGCGGCTTCCTGATCTTTCTCCTCGTTCATGCCGCCGATATCCAGGATCGTGATGGGGCCGTTGATGTCCTGGCGGCAATACGCAGGCGCTTTCCCTGGCTGCGCCACATCTTCGCTGATGGCGGCTATGCTGGCGAGAAATTGCGATCCGCGCTCGCCTCCATGGGAAAATGGACGGTCGAAATCATCAGGCGGTCCGATACGGTGAAAGGCTTTCAGATCCTGCCGCGCCGCTGGGTGGTTGAACGGACATTCGCCTGGCTGGGACGGTGCAGGCGGCTCGCCAAAGATTGGGAACAATCCATTGCGTCCTCAACCGCATGGACATTGATCGCCTCGATCCGCATGCTCACACGACGGACAGCAAGGCATTTACACGCTATATGTGTCGTACGCACAACAGACCGCAAACATATCCCGGTTGTCGTTGGGGAAACATGATGCTTTTCGAAGGATACCATACTGTGATGCGAATGCGACCAGTGTTATTTCTTCGGACATACGCTCCACTGACCTTGCAGCTCTGCCTGTTCGGTATTCCATGGAAGGCATCTGCCACGCCAGCCAAGGCACCAGGGGTCGCTTATTTTACTCCCCAGAACGCTTCGTCATCTTCACCGCATTCGATTCCGCTTTCCAATCCGTCCGCAACACCGAACTCGCGCACCTTACAGGAAAGTTTTTATCAAAGCGCTCCCGCTCCTCGCTCGCTTACGACGTCGCCCGGCCTCAAGAATTTGGATCATGTTGGTCCTTTTGCAATCGAACATAGCCAGAGCAGCCCTATTCCGCTGGAGCAGGGGACAACGATCACCGCAGCTTATCCCGTAAAAGGCGTACAGGGCATGGACCTCGTCGTAAACGCATTTGGTGGCCATCGACAGACCAATACAGGTAGCAACGTAGGCTCCGCCGCCGTAACCGCTGGCGTGCGTTTCAAATGGTAGTGCCGGCACGTGATGTGATGACTGTATATAGGCGTCGTTGACCGGACAATGATCTATCTTTTCGAAAACGTCATCGATCTGGCTGCTGCAATGCGGCAGGCATCCGAAATAGATGAACTGAACCGGTCTTTTCGGACACTCGTGGCCCGACTTGGGCCGTTTGCTCATGCTGCGGGGACAGTCCACAAGACCAGGCTTGGTGAGCGCTACCTGATCGACACGACCTATCCTGAACAATGGCTGGAACACTACGTCCGGAATAATTACCAGAAGATTGATCCCGTCATAGATCCCGTCAGCCACGGCCTGACGCCCTATGACTGGAAGCAGGTCTATATCCGGAATGCAGACCAGCGAAAAATAATGAATGAATTCAGGGATATTGGTTTTCAGACTGGGCACGCCATCCCGTTTTACTTAACCCCGAGCATACTACTTCTGGTGAGTGTGGCTTCCCCTGAAAAAGAGATCGACTTCCGAACGCAAGCACTGCTTCAACTGATTGTTGGTCAATATCACACGCGTTATTGTCAACTCGCCAAACTGCTGGCTCATGATGACCGCCCGCTTGTGACAGAGCGAGAGCAAGAATGTCTCCTTTGGGTTGCTCAGGGCAAGGACACAACCGAGATCGGTTCCATTCTTTCGATAAGCGACAATACCGTCAAGCATCATCTAAAGAACCTGATGCAGAAACTTGGGTGCCACAATCGTGTGCAGGCTGTCGTACGCGCCATTCAACTTGGCCTGATACATCCATGATGTGTATGGACAACTCAACTGAAACATATTGTAACATATCGACTACCCGGATGGGTAGTAGGCCATATTTATCAAGATTCTAGAATGCGGAGATCGCGAACTTTGTGGTCTTTGTGTTCATGCTTTCACCGCTCGTCCACTTCATGTCCGGTCTGCCACGCTCAGGTTCGACCCTGCTAGCCGCAATCCTACGCCAGAATCCGGTTGTAGCCGAAGCGGGGTATATTTCTCCCGTTGCACCAATGATCGTTAAACTCACCTCAGTCATGGTCGAGGGAGAATACCAGACCGAATTTGACACCAAAACCCGCGATCGTGTCCTGCAGGGCGTGCTGCTGAACTATTACGGCAAGCTGTCAGCGCCCGAAGGTCAA is drawn from Komagataeibacter xylinus and contains these coding sequences:
- a CDS encoding IS5-like element IS1031A family transposase, whose translation is MVTWTGIARREHSREGLRYPSDMMDGEWALIMPFVPPAKRGGRPRTTDMREVVNAMLYIASAGCAWRLLPKCFPPVSTVRRYFYAWRDTGLFEVMNTVLVMSLREIEGREASPSAGVIDSQSVKTTESGGLSGYDAGKKVKGRKRHIVTDTCGFLIFLLVHAADIQDRDGAVDVLAAIRRRFPWLRHIFADGGYAGEKLRSALASMGKWTVEIIRRSDTVKGFQILPRRWVVERTFAWLGRCRRLAKDWEQSIASSTAWTLIASIRMLTRRTARHLHAICVVRTTDRKHIPVVVGET
- a CDS encoding LuxR C-terminal-related transcriptional regulator, with amino-acid sequence MIYLFENVIDLAAAMRQASEIDELNRSFRTLVARLGPFAHAAGTVHKTRLGERYLIDTTYPEQWLEHYVRNNYQKIDPVIDPVSHGLTPYDWKQVYIRNADQRKIMNEFRDIGFQTGHAIPFYLTPSILLLVSVASPEKEIDFRTQALLQLIVGQYHTRYCQLAKLLAHDDRPLVTEREQECLLWVAQGKDTTEIGSILSISDNTVKHHLKNLMQKLGCHNRVQAVVRAIQLGLIHP